The DNA sequence CGCGGAGTGGAAGAAGGACGTCCTCGTCCTGGAACGCAGCCGCCCCTCGGGCGGGATGTCGCAGCGACGGTTCCGTCTGCTCAAGGACGGTCGGTTGGAATTGACCTGGCCCGGCATCTATCGCCATCCGGACTTTCCCACGAAGTACGTCTTCAGTCGTGAACGCCCGGTGACCAAGCCATGAGCACGCTCGACCGCCTCGCTGCCGCACTGTCCGACCGCTACCGCCTCGACCGCGAGCTCGGGCAGGGCGGCATGGCCACCGTCTACCTCGCGCACGACCTCAAGCACGATCGCGACGTCGCCATCAAGGTGCTGCATCCCGACCTGGGCGCGGCCCTCGGTGGCGAGCGCTTCCTCTCCGAGATCCGCACCACGGCCCGCCTGCAGCATCCGCACATCCTGCCGCTGCTCGACTCGGGCGAGGCCGACGGCCTGCTCTACTACGTGATGCCGCTGGTCACCGGCGAGACGCTGCGCAGCCGCCTCGAGCGTGACCGCCAGTTGCCGGTGGACGAAGCGATCCGCACCGCGCGCGAAGTCGCCGATGCCCTCGGCTACGCCCACGGCCTCGGCGTGATCCACCGCGACATCAAGCCCGAGAACATCCTGCTGCAGGGCGGCCACGCACTGGTCGCCGACTTCGGCATCGCCCTCGCCGTGCAGCAGGCCGGCGGCCAGCGGATGACGCAGACCGGACTGAGTCTCGGCACGCCGCAATACATGTCGCCCGAGCAGGCGATGGGCGAGCGCACCATCGATGCGCGCAGCGACGTGTATGCGCTTGGTGCGGTGACGTACGAAATGCTGGTCGGCGAGGCGCCGTTCACGGGCCCTAGCGTGCAGGCGATCGTGGCGCGCTTGATTACCGAGGAGCCGCGCCCGCTCTCGGCGCAGCGCAAGGCGGTGCCCGACCATGTCGAGGCGGCGGTGTTGCGCGCGCTCGAGAAGCTGCCAGCCGATCGTTACGCCACGGCGACCGAGTTCGCCGTCGCCCTCAGCAACGCGACCGGTGCAACCGTCTCCACCGCCCGGACGCGCGCCGCCGCCGCCCCGCAGCAATCGCAGCACGATGCTGCTCGGCAGCGCGACGGTGCTCTCGCTCGCGGCCGCGGCGTTCGCGTGGTTCCGCCCGGTGGCGGTCGAGGCACCCAACTGGCAGACGATCGTCGTCAGCGACTCGCTCGAGTTTGACCAGCCCGGCTCGATGCTCGCCATCTCGCCGACCGGCGAGAACATCCTGTTCCGCAAGAGCATCCAGAACAGTCCGATCTGGCTCAAGCGCGCCGACCGCCTCGAGGCCGCCGCCATTCCGGGCACCGAGCGCGGGGCGACGCCCGCCTTCTCGCCGGACGGCCAGTGGATCGCCTTCACCGCCGACCGCCAGCTCAAGAAGGTGCGGCTCGACGGCGGCGCCTCGATGGTCCTCGCCGATTCGGCCGCCTCACAGGAGTACGGCCTCGCCTGGCTCGACGACAACACCATCGTCTATCCGTCACCCTCGGGCTCGGAGCTCCGTCGCGTGAGCGCCGCCGGGGGCGGCTACACCGCGACCTTTGCGGACACGGCCCTCCGAGGCTTCGGCCTGCTCAACGTCACCGCGCTCCCCGGCGCGCGCGGCGTGCTCACCGCCGTCTGCACATCGAACTGCGCCACCAGCACGATGAGCGTCATCGACCTGAAGACGAGCAAGCTCACCAGGCTCCTCCCCGACGTCATGAAGGCGTGGTACCTCCCGAGCGGCAACCTGCTCTACGTGCGGACCGACTTCACCGCGATGGTGGCGCCGTTCGACCTCGACAAGTTGACGATCACCGGACCGGCCACGGCGGTCCTCGATGGCACGACGATCCATGCCCTCTTCCGCACCGTGCCGATGCTCGCCATCTCGCGGAGCGGGACGTTGCTCTTCGCGCGCGGCAAGGCGGGGAACGCGAACTCCGAATTCGTCCGCGTCGACCGGCAGGGGACCGCCACGCGCATCGACACCAGCTGGTCGGGCGTCTTCAACTCGTTCGCACTCTCGGCGGATGGCCGTCGCGTCGCGGTCGGCACTGGCACCACTGGTGGCGGCCTCTCGGTCTACCTCAAACAGCTCGACGCCGGCGCCTTCTCCCGCCTCTCCTTCGGCGGGCAGGATCGCCGGCCAGCCTGGTCGCCCGATGGCAAGACCGTCGCCTTCATCCGCGACTCGCTGAATGGCGGCGGCGTCTATGGCATCGCCGCCGACGGCAGCGGCGGAGAGCGGCGCCTGGCGAAGATCGACCGGCCGATCCAGGAGGTCATCTGGTCGAACGACGGCCAGTGGCTGGTGCTCCGGACCGACAATGGCACCGCCGGCGCGGGCGACCTGGTCGGCGTCCGCACCAGTGGTGATTCGACGCCGGTGCCGTTGGTGGCCTCGAAGTTCACCGAGATGCACCCGGCGCTCTCGCCAGACGGCCGCTGGCTCGCCTACATCTCTGACGAATCGGGGGCGAACGAGATCTACGTGCGCCCCTTCCCCGCCACAAACGGCGGGCGGTGGCAGGTCTCGAACGGCGGCGGGATGTCGCCGGTCTGGTCCCCGGACAGCAAGGAGCTCTACTTCATCGGCGGCACCGGGCAGCTGATCGCCGCCGAGCTCCGGACCACGACCGCCTTCGAGGTGGTCCAGCTGCAGACCTTGTTCGACGTCACCGGCTACAACCTCGACCTCTTCCACCAGTCCTTCGCCGTCGCCCCCGACGGCAAGAGCTTCCTCTTCGCCCGCCAGCGCTCGTCGGGCGTCGGGTCGGCTCGGCCGACGGTGATCCTGGTACGGAACTGGTTCACCGACCTGGCGGCGCGGCTGAAGCGGTGAGGGTGTCGCGCGATTGAGCTCGCGGCTGCAAGCCGCGGCGCGATTGAGCTCGCGGCTAAAGCCGCGTCGGTGTCGGGCCCCGGCGGGGGGGGGCCGGCGGCCGGGGCCCCGCCGGGCCGGCGGGGGGGGGGCCGCGGGGGCGGGCGCCGCGCCCCGGGGGGGGAGCTCCCGAGCCGCGGCTCGGTTGGTGTCGCTAAAGCGACATGCCCCATGCCGAACGGAGCCCGTCGCTTTAGCGACGAGCTCGTTCGCGACGAGATCTATTCAACAACGTCCAAAGGCGGCCACCCCGCGATGGCCTCGGTCGGATGGCGCACGTGCTGCGCGCACACGTAGGCGCGGACGCGTTCGAGGCCACCAGGGCTGACCGAGGTGACACTGTACCCCTTGGCCCATTTCAGCGGCCGACGGGCACCAGGGGTGGCCGCATTGATCCCATGGGCGGTGCCGCCCTTCATGCGTTGCAGGAGACGTGGAAGGTCGCTTGTGGGATGTAACCGCACGAGCAGATGGAGATGGGTGGTCACCAGGCCAATCGCCAGCACTCGAGCCCTCTCCTGCCTGGCGATGATCGGCAAATGTTCGCTGAGATACGCCGCCCGCCCGGAATCGAGCGAAGGGACCCGATCCCGCGTGGTCCAGACGAGGTGGACATGCAGACGATGATGCATGGCCGAAGGCTAGGACAACGGACGCCCAACCGGGGTACCGGCGGCGCTCGCCCCGGCTGGCGCTTCGCCGCCCCCCCTCCCCGGTCGCTTGCGCCACGCGCCCCGCGGGGGCCCGCGGCTCAAGGCGCGGCTCGGTTGGTGTCGCTAAAGCGACACGCCCCCCGCAAGGTGGGGATCCGTCGCTTTAGCGACATCCGCCGAGCCGTCGCTTTAGCGACGAGCTCGTGAGCGACGAGCTCGACGGCGGGTCCTGGCGCCCCATCCCGTTCCGCCATCCCCGTTCCGGCAGTAGATTTCCCGGGTTCCCGACACAACTGAATCCCTCCGGACCCGAGCGAGGCGCGTGAGCGCACCAGCCCGTCTGATCGCCGCATTGGCGGATCGCTACCGGATCGAGCGCGAGCTCGGTCGCGGCGGCATGGCCACCGTCTACGTCGCCGAAGACCTCAAGCACCGGCGCCAGGTCGCCATCAAGGTGATGCGCCCGGAACTCTCGGCGTCCATGGGCGCCGACCGCTTCCTGCGCGAAGTCGAGATCGCCGCCAAGCTGTCGCATCCGAACATCCTCCCGGTGTACGACTCGGGCGAGGCCGACGGCTTCCTCTACTATGTCATGCCGCTGGTCGAGGGCGAGTCGCTCCCCGAGCGGATGGCGCGCGACAAGCAGATGCCGGCACTCGAGGCGCTGCGGCTCGCGCGCGAGGTCGCCGAGGCGTTGGCCTACGCGCATGCGCGGGGGATTGTCCACCGCGACATCAAGCCGGCCAACATCCTGCTCAGTGCAGGTCACGCCCTGGTCGCCGACTTCGGCATCGCGCGCGCGATGGAAAGCAGCGGCGAAGCGCTGACGCAGACCGGCCTCGCGATTGGGACGCCGGTCTACATGAGTCCCGAGCAGGCCACTGGCGCGACCGATATTGACGGACGCACCGACATCTACGCCCTCGGCTGCGTGCTCTACGAGATGCTCGCCGGTGAGCCGCCGTTCACGGGACCCACCGTGCAAGCCATCCTGGCGCGCTCGCTCACCGAGAATCCGCGTCCACTCGACCAGACCCGCACCACGCTCCCCGCCGCCGTGAACACCACGGTGATGAAGGCGCTCGCCAAGACCGCCGCCGACCGCTACTCGACCGGCGCCGAGTTCGTGACGGCGTTGAATGCCGCGGAAGATCAGGTCCGCACGCCGTCGGGCGAAGTCGTCGCGGCCGCGCCGGCACGCGGTGTCCGGCCGTGGCAGCTCGCCATCGCCGCGCTGGTCCTGCTCGCCGCGGGCGTGGCCGGCTCCAAGCTGCTCGGCGGCAAGGGTGGTGCGGCGGCAAGCACGGAGGAGAAGACCCTCGCGGTGCTGCCGTTCGAGAATCAGGGCACCGCAGACGATGCCTACTTCGCTGACGGCCTGGTGGATGAGCTGCGCGACAAACTCTCGCACGTCCCCAAGCTGACGGTGACGGCGTCTGCGAGCGCCGACCAGTACCGCGCCTCGCCCAAGACCGACGTGGTGATCGCCAAGGAACTCCGCGTCGATCAGGTGCTGCGCGGCAAGGTGCGCTACGCCAGCGGCGCCGATGGCACGCGGCAGGTGCGCGTCGCCACCGAGTTGGTTGATGGTGCCACCGGCAAGGTCACCTGGCGCGACACCTTCGATGCCCCGATGGCCGACGCCTTCACCATCCAGGGGCAGATTGCGACCCGCGTGACCGGGGCCCTCGGCACCGTGCTCGGCCAGGCCGCCACCGACGCGCTCGCGAGCACGCTGACGAAGAACCCCGAGGCGTACGATCTCTACCTGAAGGCGCAGGGTGTGCGAATCATCGGGACCGGCGGGGCACGGGCGCGCGCCACCCTGCTGGAACAGGCCGTCGCCCTCGACTCCACGTTCACGCGGGCGTGGGCGGGATTGGCGTGGAATCTCTCGGTGCTCTACTCCGACGGCACGCGGGAGGCCGTGGTTGGCCGGCGTGCCAAGGAGGCGCTCGATCGGCTGGTGCGCCTGGCCCCGGACTCGGTCGGCGCGCACCTGATCGCCGCCAATTACTACCAGAACGTGGCCCGTGACCTGCCACGCGCGCGCCAGGAGACCGAGCGAGCGCTGGCGCTCGACCCGAAGAGCATCTGGGCGCTGAATACCGCTGCCGGATTCGACCTCGACGATGGCAACTATCAGGCGATGTTCGAGAAGCTCTCGAAGGCGCGGCAGATCGACCCCCGCTCGATCGGCGTGCTGAACCGACTGGTACAGGCGCAGATCTATCTGGGGCGGACGGAGGAGGCGCTGGTCACCAGCGCCGAACTGCTCGCCCTTGAGCCGAAGGGATACGATGTCATTCAGTGGGCAGCCTTCGCCCACCTGAGCGCCGGTGACCTCGCCGGCGCCCAGAAGGTGGTGGCCGACGTGCTCAAGCGCGTCCCGGCCGTCGAGCTGATCACCTACTTCGCCGGCTATCAGGAGCTTGCGTACGTCCTTGGCGACAAGGAGCGCGAACTCCTCTTCCGGATGACGCCCGCCGCCTACGACAACGACATCGCGTGGTGGGGGCAGTCGCTCGCCACCGCCGCCTATCAGCAGGGCGACCTCAAGCGCGCCAAGGCCTACGCCGACTCCTCGCTCGCCACCGCCAAGCAGCAGAGCGACGCTTCGCCGAAGGACCCGCAGCTGCGTTCCCTCTATGCAGTGAGTCTGGCATACGTCGGGCGTGGGGCCGAGGCCAACAAGGAGATGACCCAGGCCGTCGCCGACGCCCCGAAGGGGAGCGGCCTCAACGAGTCGTATGTCCGCTTGCAGGCCATCCGCATGCACCTCGCCCTCGGCGAACAGGACGCGGCCCTGGACGGCATCGAGGACATCCTCACGCGGCAATCGTTCGTGACCCGCGGCTACCTGAAGTCCGACCCGATGTTCGCGCCGCTCAAGAACAACGAGCGCTTCAAGCGGATCGTCTCTGGCGGCATGGACCGGCCACGCGGATGAT is a window from the Gemmatimonadota bacterium genome containing:
- a CDS encoding PD40 domain-containing protein encodes the protein MLLGSATVLSLAAAAFAWFRPVAVEAPNWQTIVVSDSLEFDQPGSMLAISPTGENILFRKSIQNSPIWLKRADRLEAAAIPGTERGATPAFSPDGQWIAFTADRQLKKVRLDGGASMVLADSAASQEYGLAWLDDNTIVYPSPSGSELRRVSAAGGGYTATFADTALRGFGLLNVTALPGARGVLTAVCTSNCATSTMSVIDLKTSKLTRLLPDVMKAWYLPSGNLLYVRTDFTAMVAPFDLDKLTITGPATAVLDGTTIHALFRTVPMLAISRSGTLLFARGKAGNANSEFVRVDRQGTATRIDTSWSGVFNSFALSADGRRVAVGTGTTGGGLSVYLKQLDAGAFSRLSFGGQDRRPAWSPDGKTVAFIRDSLNGGGVYGIAADGSGGERRLAKIDRPIQEVIWSNDGQWLVLRTDNGTAGAGDLVGVRTSGDSTPVPLVASKFTEMHPALSPDGRWLAYISDESGANEIYVRPFPATNGGRWQVSNGGGMSPVWSPDSKELYFIGGTGQLIAAELRTTTAFEVVQLQTLFDVTGYNLDLFHQSFAVAPDGKSFLFARQRSSGVGSARPTVILVRNWFTDLAARLKR
- the tnpA gene encoding IS200/IS605 family transposase — encoded protein: MHHRLHVHLVWTTRDRVPSLDSGRAAYLSEHLPIIARQERARVLAIGLVTTHLHLLVRLHPTSDLPRLLQRMKGGTAHGINAATPGARRPLKWAKGYSVTSVSPGGLERVRAYVCAQHVRHPTEAIAGWPPLDVVE
- a CDS encoding protein kinase, which translates into the protein MSAPARLIAALADRYRIERELGRGGMATVYVAEDLKHRRQVAIKVMRPELSASMGADRFLREVEIAAKLSHPNILPVYDSGEADGFLYYVMPLVEGESLPERMARDKQMPALEALRLAREVAEALAYAHARGIVHRDIKPANILLSAGHALVADFGIARAMESSGEALTQTGLAIGTPVYMSPEQATGATDIDGRTDIYALGCVLYEMLAGEPPFTGPTVQAILARSLTENPRPLDQTRTTLPAAVNTTVMKALAKTAADRYSTGAEFVTALNAAEDQVRTPSGEVVAAAPARGVRPWQLAIAALVLLAAGVAGSKLLGGKGGAAASTEEKTLAVLPFENQGTADDAYFADGLVDELRDKLSHVPKLTVTASASADQYRASPKTDVVIAKELRVDQVLRGKVRYASGADGTRQVRVATELVDGATGKVTWRDTFDAPMADAFTIQGQIATRVTGALGTVLGQAATDALASTLTKNPEAYDLYLKAQGVRIIGTGGARARATLLEQAVALDSTFTRAWAGLAWNLSVLYSDGTREAVVGRRAKEALDRLVRLAPDSVGAHLIAANYYQNVARDLPRARQETERALALDPKSIWALNTAAGFDLDDGNYQAMFEKLSKARQIDPRSIGVLNRLVQAQIYLGRTEEALVTSAELLALEPKGYDVIQWAAFAHLSAGDLAGAQKVVADVLKRVPAVELITYFAGYQELAYVLGDKERELLFRMTPAAYDNDIAWWGQSLATAAYQQGDLKRAKAYADSSLATAKQQSDASPKDPQLRSLYAVSLAYVGRGAEANKEMTQAVADAPKGSGLNESYVRLQAIRMHLALGEQDAALDGIEDILTRQSFVTRGYLKSDPMFAPLKNNERFKRIVSGGMDRPRG